From the genome of Danaus plexippus chromosome 30, MEX_DaPlex, whole genome shotgun sequence, one region includes:
- the LOC116776464 gene encoding gastrula zinc finger protein XlCGF57.1-like isoform X2, whose amino-acid sequence MDGMSICNICIEKLLDGELFKQQVEACETILKQHYSNKDDFKQVKDELYDFPDVETIVNDDLDDQPLSAYKTLEIDWKIQQNDKYVNKSENPKIKKYGCDLCDKRFSYSGSLDVHMRGHSGEKSYICRLCDSKFALNKELIRHINSEHSQNGLFPCNFCSKKLENARSLKNHLTIHFGEKFKCPHCDKEFQRKKGLKEHLKTHTGERNFSCTLCDKSFCHNQTLKSHMLTHTGERPYVCDVCGRRFPQRTHLKRHIFLIHTGIKPHTCKVCNKQFSSKSYLSIHQRTHTGERPYSCDVCKKDFTAYTTLKVHMRVHTGLKPYLCTFCNRQFAQLASFKLHERTHTGERPYSCKVCKKSFSDNGYLKIHMRVHTGEKPFSCDICKRSFRETGQLKRHMRVHTGVKPYTCKVCNKQIGNLSKHMRVHTDDRPYSCNVCNKQFSLNGNLKLHMRIHTGEKPFNCDGCNVQFTQSSGLKRHRCGHVKTD is encoded by the exons ATGGATGGTATGTCGATTTGTAACATTTGCATCGAGAAACTGCTAGATGGggaattatttaaacagcAGGTTGAGGCTTGCGAGACAATCTTGAAACAACACTACAGCAATAAAG ACGATTTTAAGCAAGTAAAAGATGAACTCTATGACTTTCCCGACG ttGAAACAATAGTTAATGATGATTTAGATGATCAACCGCTGTCGGCTTACAAGACTTTGGAAATTGATTGGAAAATCCAACAGAATG ataaatatgtaaataaatcagaaaatccaaaaataaagaagtacGGCTGCGATTTATGTGATAAAAGATTCTCATACAGCGGTTCCTTAGATGTACACATGCGAGGTCACAGCGGTGAAAAATCGTATATATGCAGGCTATGCGACAGTAAATTTGCTTTGAACAAGGAATTAATACGACATATAAACTCTGAGCACTCCCAAAACGGACTGTTCCCGTGTAATTTCTGCTCGAAGAAACTAGAAAATGCCAGATCTCTGAAAAATCATCTGACAATACATTTCGGAGAGAAGTTTAAATGTCCTCACTGTGACAAAGAGTTCCAAAGAAAGAAAGGCCTCAAGGAACACTTGAAGACGCACACGGGCGAAAGGAATTTCAGTTGTACGCTGTGCGATAAATCCTTCTGCCACAACCAGACACTGAAATCACATATGCTGACCCACACGGGCGAGAGGCCGTACGTGTGTGACGTCTGCGGGAGAAGATTCCCTCAGAGAACACATCTAAAACGCCACATCTTCTTAATACACACCGGCATAAAACCTCACACCTGCAAAGTCTGCAATAAACAGTTCTCGAGCAAGAGCTACCTGTCGATACACCAACGGACGCACACAGGAGAGAGACCCTATTCGTGTGATGTCTGCAAGAAGGACTTCACAGCATACACGACGTTAAAGGTCCATATGCGTGTGCATACCGGTCTAAAACCATATTTGTGTACATTCTGCAATCGCCAATTCGCTCAGTTAGCGAGTTTTAAGCTCCACGAAAGGACACATACTGGAGAGAGGCCGTACTCGTGTAAGGTTTGCAAGAAATCCTTCTCCGACAACGGCTACCTGAAGATCCACATGCGTGTACACACGGGCGAGAAGCCGTTCAGCTGCGACATATGCAAGCGTTCGTTCAGAGAGACCGGACAACTGAAGCGCCACATGCGCGTACACACGGGCGTGAAGCCCTACACGTGCAAGGTGTGCAACAAACAAATCGGCAATCTGTCCAAACACATGCGTGTCCACACCGACGACAGGCCCTACAGCTGTAATGTGTGCAACAAACAGTTCTCGCTGAATGGCAACCTCAAGTTACACATGAGGATTCACACCGGCGAGAAGCCATTTAATTGCGACGGGTGCAATGTACAGTTCACACAGAGCAGCGGCTTGAAGAGGCACAGATGTGGCCATGTGAAGACAGACTGA
- the LOC116776464 gene encoding gastrula zinc finger protein XlCGF57.1-like isoform X1 — protein MMDTFSEGGICRCCHAQGTFKSLNETYTSENRQDTYYNALQKTFNIEIKYISSMDGMSICNICIEKLLDGELFKQQVEACETILKQHYSNKDDFKQVKDELYDFPDVETIVNDDLDDQPLSAYKTLEIDWKIQQNDKYVNKSENPKIKKYGCDLCDKRFSYSGSLDVHMRGHSGEKSYICRLCDSKFALNKELIRHINSEHSQNGLFPCNFCSKKLENARSLKNHLTIHFGEKFKCPHCDKEFQRKKGLKEHLKTHTGERNFSCTLCDKSFCHNQTLKSHMLTHTGERPYVCDVCGRRFPQRTHLKRHIFLIHTGIKPHTCKVCNKQFSSKSYLSIHQRTHTGERPYSCDVCKKDFTAYTTLKVHMRVHTGLKPYLCTFCNRQFAQLASFKLHERTHTGERPYSCKVCKKSFSDNGYLKIHMRVHTGEKPFSCDICKRSFRETGQLKRHMRVHTGVKPYTCKVCNKQIGNLSKHMRVHTDDRPYSCNVCNKQFSLNGNLKLHMRIHTGEKPFNCDGCNVQFTQSSGLKRHRCGHVKTD, from the exons atgatgGATACGTTCAGTGAAGGCGGTATTTGCCGCTGTTGTCATGCCCAAGGAACATTTAAGAGTCTAAACGAAACGTATACAAGTGAAAACAGGCAAGATACTTACTACAACGCTCtgcaaaaaacatttaatatagaa ataaaatatatatcaagcATGGATGGTATGTCGATTTGTAACATTTGCATCGAGAAACTGCTAGATGGggaattatttaaacagcAGGTTGAGGCTTGCGAGACAATCTTGAAACAACACTACAGCAATAAAG ACGATTTTAAGCAAGTAAAAGATGAACTCTATGACTTTCCCGACG ttGAAACAATAGTTAATGATGATTTAGATGATCAACCGCTGTCGGCTTACAAGACTTTGGAAATTGATTGGAAAATCCAACAGAATG ataaatatgtaaataaatcagaaaatccaaaaataaagaagtacGGCTGCGATTTATGTGATAAAAGATTCTCATACAGCGGTTCCTTAGATGTACACATGCGAGGTCACAGCGGTGAAAAATCGTATATATGCAGGCTATGCGACAGTAAATTTGCTTTGAACAAGGAATTAATACGACATATAAACTCTGAGCACTCCCAAAACGGACTGTTCCCGTGTAATTTCTGCTCGAAGAAACTAGAAAATGCCAGATCTCTGAAAAATCATCTGACAATACATTTCGGAGAGAAGTTTAAATGTCCTCACTGTGACAAAGAGTTCCAAAGAAAGAAAGGCCTCAAGGAACACTTGAAGACGCACACGGGCGAAAGGAATTTCAGTTGTACGCTGTGCGATAAATCCTTCTGCCACAACCAGACACTGAAATCACATATGCTGACCCACACGGGCGAGAGGCCGTACGTGTGTGACGTCTGCGGGAGAAGATTCCCTCAGAGAACACATCTAAAACGCCACATCTTCTTAATACACACCGGCATAAAACCTCACACCTGCAAAGTCTGCAATAAACAGTTCTCGAGCAAGAGCTACCTGTCGATACACCAACGGACGCACACAGGAGAGAGACCCTATTCGTGTGATGTCTGCAAGAAGGACTTCACAGCATACACGACGTTAAAGGTCCATATGCGTGTGCATACCGGTCTAAAACCATATTTGTGTACATTCTGCAATCGCCAATTCGCTCAGTTAGCGAGTTTTAAGCTCCACGAAAGGACACATACTGGAGAGAGGCCGTACTCGTGTAAGGTTTGCAAGAAATCCTTCTCCGACAACGGCTACCTGAAGATCCACATGCGTGTACACACGGGCGAGAAGCCGTTCAGCTGCGACATATGCAAGCGTTCGTTCAGAGAGACCGGACAACTGAAGCGCCACATGCGCGTACACACGGGCGTGAAGCCCTACACGTGCAAGGTGTGCAACAAACAAATCGGCAATCTGTCCAAACACATGCGTGTCCACACCGACGACAGGCCCTACAGCTGTAATGTGTGCAACAAACAGTTCTCGCTGAATGGCAACCTCAAGTTACACATGAGGATTCACACCGGCGAGAAGCCATTTAATTGCGACGGGTGCAATGTACAGTTCACACAGAGCAGCGGCTTGAAGAGGCACAGATGTGGCCATGTGAAGACAGACTGA